A region of Desulforamulus hydrothermalis Lam5 = DSM 18033 DNA encodes the following proteins:
- a CDS encoding aldo/keto reductase has translation MKKRILGKSGLEVSAIGLGCMGMSHGYGPAADKQEMIKLIHAAVDRGITFFDTAEVYGPYANEELVGEALAPFKGKVVIATKFGIKMVNGRQVLDSKPETIRKSVEGSLKRLKVDTIDLYYQHRVDTDVPVEEVAGVIKDLIREGKIKYWGLSEAGVNTIRRAHSVQPLTAVQSEYSMMWRFPEEEVLPALEELGIGFVPFSPLGKGFLTGTIGKDATFDSSDFRSIVPRFKPENLEANQVLVDLIKKVAADKNATPSQIALTWVLAQKPWIVPIPGTRKLERLEENLGAAEINLTSDELNTLNDALSKIKVYGDRYPAGSDYANRAGK, from the coding sequence ATGAAAAAACGCATATTAGGAAAATCCGGCCTTGAAGTTTCTGCAATCGGTTTGGGCTGTATGGGTATGAGCCATGGTTATGGGCCTGCGGCAGATAAGCAGGAAATGATTAAGCTTATTCATGCGGCAGTTGACAGAGGCATTACTTTTTTTGACACTGCCGAGGTTTATGGCCCATACGCAAACGAGGAATTGGTAGGTGAAGCGCTTGCTCCATTCAAAGGAAAAGTTGTAATAGCGACTAAGTTTGGCATCAAAATGGTAAACGGCAGACAAGTGCTTGATAGTAAGCCGGAGACAATCAGAAAATCGGTTGAAGGTTCTCTTAAACGGCTTAAAGTTGATACAATTGATCTGTATTACCAGCATCGTGTTGATACAGATGTACCTGTTGAGGAAGTAGCCGGAGTAATAAAGGATTTAATTAGGGAAGGCAAGATTAAGTATTGGGGGCTTTCTGAAGCAGGGGTTAATACCATTCGCCGCGCGCATTCGGTTCAGCCGCTTACTGCTGTTCAAAGTGAGTATTCAATGATGTGGAGATTTCCTGAAGAAGAAGTGCTTCCCGCTCTAGAGGAACTTGGTATCGGTTTTGTTCCATTTAGTCCGCTGGGAAAGGGATTTCTCACAGGAACGATTGGCAAGGATGCAACATTTGACAGCTCAGATTTTCGGAGTATTGTTCCCCGTTTTAAACCGGAAAATTTGGAAGCAAATCAGGTCTTGGTTGATTTAATCAAAAAAGTTGCCGCAGATAAAAACGCGACGCCTTCCCAAATTGCACTTACATGGGTTCTTGCACAGAAACCATGGATTGTTCCGATTCCTGGCACACGCAAATTAGAGCGTCTTGAAGAAAATCTTGGGGCGGCAGAGATTAATCTGACTTCTGATGAACTCAATACTTTAAATGATGCTCTTTCCAAAATAAAAGTTTATGGGGATCGGTACCCGGCAGGCTCCGATTATGCAAACAGAGCAGGTAAATAA